A window of Halovivax gelatinilyticus genomic DNA:
TGCTGTCCGGCGCCGGTCTCGGCGATGACGCGCTCTTTGCCCATGTACGTCGCGAGCAGGACCTGCCCGAGGGCGTTGTTCAGCTTGTGCGCACCGCCGTGAACGAGGTCCTCGCGCTTTAGGAAAATCTCGCGACCGTATCGCTCGCTCAGTCGGTCGGCCCGTTGGAGCGGCGTCGGTCTCCCGGCGAACGTCCGGAGGTGTGCTGACAATTCGTCTCTGAACCCCTCCTCGTTGTTCAGTACGTATCGCTCGTAGGCCGATTCGAGTTCGTCCAGCGCCGGGACCAGCGCTTCGGGCACGTACTGTCCGCCGTACCGGCCGTACCGACCGATACGATCGACCGATACGTTCGATCGACCGTCGGTCACGCGGAATCGACCTCCGACCCGTCGTTCGCGGGAGCCGGTGAATCCGCGAGGCCGTCCGCGTCGACCAGTCGCCGGGTGTTTCGCTCGACGTCGCCGTCCATGATGGCACTCCCGACGAGGAGCGCATCTGCGCCGGCGACGCGCATCCGACGCACGTCGTCCGCCGTCGCGATTCCGCTCTCGGCGATCACCGTCACACCCCGGAGTCGTCGGTCGAGCCGCCGATCCTCGGTATCGCCAGGACGATCGGTTCGCTCCGTTACGCGCTCGAACGTCGAGAGATCGACCTCGAGCGAGGCGAGGTCCCGATTGTTGATCCCGACGAGTTCGGCCCCGGCGTCGAGCGCGCGGTGTAACTCTTCGCGCGTGTGAACTTCGACGAGCGGCTGGAACCCGCGCGAGCGTGCGGCGTCGACCAATCGGGGAAGGTCGTCGACGAACCGGGCGATGAGCAAGACGAGGTCGGCGCGAACGGCGTCCAGGTGGGCTTCAGAAAGCAGGAAGTCCTTCCGGAGCACCGGAACGTCGACGGCCGCACGAACCGCTTCGAGTGCCTCGAGCGACCCGCCGAAGTGTTCGGGCTCGGTCAGCACCGACAGCGCCGTCGCCCCGCCCGCGACCATTTCGCGAGCCAGCGCCGCCGGATCCGCCTCCCGGACGCCGTCGGTCGTCGGACTCGTCGGTTTCACCTCGGCGATCACCGGGACGCGTCCCTCACACGCTGCGCGCTCGATCGCGTCGGGAAGCGACCGGGGTGAGACGGACACCGTCCGATTCGCCGACGTCGATCGATTTCGAGCGGCCGCCAGGATCGATCGAACGGGCGGTGCGAGCTCTGTAGTAGTCATTAACGTACATCAATGTACTGGTTTGTACATAAGCCTTCCGGAGGCCGTCGCTCGTTGCGGGTTTCGACCGATTCTCCCGCCTCACCCGTCGGTGAGCAGCCGCGCGGGACGGCCGAATATTCAAGACACTTGCCCCCTTCCGCCCCACCATGGAAGACGCGGGAATTTACGCCGTCGAGTCGCCCTACCTCGAGCGGTTCGTCCAGGTGGGAATCGCCAGCGGACGAGTCATCAGCGTCTCGTTCCCGCAACAACCGGCCGATGAC
This region includes:
- the trpC gene encoding indole-3-glycerol phosphate synthase; amino-acid sequence: MTTTELAPPVRSILAAARNRSTSANRTVSVSPRSLPDAIERAACEGRVPVIAEVKPTSPTTDGVREADPAALAREMVAGGATALSVLTEPEHFGGSLEALEAVRAAVDVPVLRKDFLLSEAHLDAVRADLVLLIARFVDDLPRLVDAARSRGFQPLVEVHTREELHRALDAGAELVGINNRDLASLEVDLSTFERVTERTDRPGDTEDRRLDRRLRGVTVIAESGIATADDVRRMRVAGADALLVGSAIMDGDVERNTRRLVDADGLADSPAPANDGSEVDSA